Below is a window of Shinella sp. PSBB067 DNA.
GCTGCTGACGCTCGCCTGGACGCCGCATGTGCCGTTCCCGATCTTCATCGTGCTGTTTGCGCTGGCGATGTTCCAGTTCGGCTGGATCGGCTCGAACTTCAACTCGCTCGCCATGGAGCCGCTCGGCCACGTGGCCGGCACCGCCTCCTCCGTGCTCGGCTTCATGGGCACAGCCGGTGGCACGGTGATCGGGGCCATCATCGGCCAGTCCTTCAACGGCACGGCCCTGCCGCTCGTCGCCGGGTTCTTCATCCTGTCGGTCATCGGCCTGATCTTCGTGCTCATCGCCGAGCACGGCAAGCTGTTCCAGCCGCATAACAAGGCGGTTTGAGAGGCGTGGCGGCAGGGCTGGCCATCCATGCCGCGGACGCCGGTGGATCCTCGGGTCGAGCCCGAGGATGACGGGAGGCAAGGTTTGAAGGCAAACAAAAGGCCCGGATGCGGATGCAGCCGGGCCTTTTCATTCAATGCGCTCCGCTCAGTCGACGAAGACCTCGCGGCGGAGCATCTCCCAGCTTTCCCTGTCCGGCGCGACCAGCAGCCCACCCTCGACATGATGGGGCTTGTAGGCAGAGCCGTCGAAGCGGGCGGCATAGGCGCCGGCCTCCTCGGCGATCAGCGTGCCGGCGAGGTGATCCCAGGGCATCAGCTTGTTGTACATGAGGTAATGCAGGTTGCCGCCCGCGAAGGTGCGGTATTCGTGCGCGGCGCAGCGGTAGTTGGAGACGAAGGCGACCTTGGCGAGGTTCGACAGGACGCGCGCACGGCGCTCGCGGTCGAGGAAGCTGGTGGAGGCCATGCCGGTCATCGCCTCGAGCGGCGCGGCGCCCCGCGTCTTCAGCCGGACCGCCGGACGGTGATCGCCCGTCTGCCAGGCGCCGCCGCCCTTTTCCGCCATCACGAAATCGTCTCCCATCGGATCGTAGATGATGCCGCCGACCGTCTCACCGCCGGAAACGATCGCCGCCATGACGCCGAAGAGCGGCACGCCGGCGGCGAAATTGAACGTACCGTCGATCGGATCGACGACGATGGCAAGCTCGGCATCGGCGAGCTTGCCCAGCAGCGCCGGATCGGCCGCGACCGATTCCTCGCCGACGAACAGCACGCCCGGAAACTGCGCCGTCACCTCGCGCTTGATGAAGCGCTCGGCCGCCTCGTCGGCTTCCGTCACGAGGTCGTTGGCATCCGCCTTGGTGCGGATGTCGCCCTTGCCGAGGGCGCGGAAGCGCGGGCGGATTTCGGCCTCGGCCGCCTGTGCGAGCACGAGCGCCAGGGCATTGATGTCAATCGTCGTCATTCTGTCTTACCGTTTCCAGGGAGGAGAAATCGAAAAGCTTCGGATCGAGGAGATGGGACGGGTTGGTGTGGCCCAGCGCCCGCAGCATGGCGTCCTTGCGGCCCGGCATGCGCGTCTCGATATCCGCCAGCATCGCCTTCATCGCATTGCGCTGGAGGCCGTCCTGCGAGCCGCAGAGGTCGCAGGGAATGATCGGGAAACGCATGGCGGCGGCGAATTTGGCAAGGTCGTCCTCCGCCGCATAGGCGAGCGGACGCAGCACCATCAGGTCGCCCTCGTCGTTGAGGAGCTTCGGCGGCATGGCGGCGAGACGCCCGCCATGGAAGAAGTTCATGAAGAAGGTTTCGAGGATATCCTCGCGATGGTGGCCGAGCACCAGCGCGTCGCAGCCCTCCTCCCGGGCGATGCGATAGAGGTTGCCGCGCCGGAGGCGCGAGCAGAGCGAGCAATAGGTCGATCCCGTCGGCACCTTCTCCTTCACGATGGAATAGGTGTCGCGATATTCGATGCGGTGTTTCACGCCGATGGATTTCAGGTAATCCGGCAGGATGTGCTTGGGAAAGTTCGGCTGGCCCTGGTCGAGATTGCAGCCGATCAGTTCGACGGGCAGCAGGCCGCGCCATTGGAGGTCCATGAGGAGCGCCAGCAGGCCGTAGCTGTCCTTGCCGCCGGAAAGGCCGACGAGCCAGCGCTTCTGGCCCTTGAGCATGGCAAAATCGTCCATCGCCTGCCGCACCTGGCGGAGCAGGCGCTTGCGCAGCTTGTTGAAGGAGACGCTCGACGGCGCATCGGCAAAGAGCGGATGGCGGCCATCCTCCGGTGCATCGTCTTCGATTTCGGCAAGGGCAAGGGTCATGCGCCTGCAATGCCCCGAACGGCCGGCACAATCAAGCCCCGAAGACCGACCAGCCGGTGCGCGCCGCCAGCATTTCCAGCGCCAGCGAGCCGAGCAGCGAATTGCCGTTCTCGTTGAGGCCCGGCGACCAGACCGCGACCGAGGCCTTTCCGGGCGCGACGGCGAGAATGCCGCCGCCGACGCCGCTCTTGCCCGGCAGGCCGACGCGATAGGCAAAATCGCCCGAGCCGTCATAATGGCCGCAGGTCAGCATCAGGGCGTTGATGCGCCGCGCCCGAAGATGCGAGACGACGCGGTGGCCGGTGAGCGGGTTGGTGCCGCTGTTGGCGAGGAACAGCCCTGCCCGCGCCAGTTGCCGGCAGCTCATCGCCAGCGCACATTGGTGGAAATAGACGCCGAGCACCAGTTCGGCCGCATGGTCGAGCTTGCCGAAGGAGCGCATGAAATTGGCGAGCGCGAAATTGCGGAACCCCGTCGCCTGCTCCGAGCGCGCCACGGCCTGGTCGACGATGATATCCTCCTCGTCCGCCAGATAGCGCAGGAAGCGCACGACCTCGCCGATCGCCTCCTTCGGCGTGTGGCCGGCGAGCACGAGATCGGTGATGGCGATGGCCCCGGCATTGATGAAGGGATTGCGCGGGATGCCGGCTTCCTGTTCGAGCTGGACGATGGAGTTGAAGGCCGAGCCGGAGGGCTCACGCCCGACGCGCTTCCAGATACCCTCGCCATGCTTGCCGAGCGCCAGCGTCAGGGTGAAGACCTTTGAGATGCTCTGGATGGAGAAGGCCTCTTGCGCGTCGCCGACAAGGTAGGTTTCGCCATCGACCGTGACGACGGCCATGCCGAATTTCTGAGGGTCCACATGGGCAAGTTGCGGAATGTAATCGGCCACCCTGCCCTCGCCGCGGCGCGGCGAGAGGCTCGCATGGATTTCCTCGACGATGGCCTGCAAGTCCGTCATGCGGTCTCTTTCTTGCGCAATTCCACACGGAAAACCGCTTCGCACTTTTCCTGGAATTGCTTCCCAAAAGAAAAAGCCGCCAATCTCTTGGCGGCTTTTCCGGATTGCGCAAGGCGTCTGTCGCGAATTAACGCGAGTAGAATTCGACGACCAGGTGCGGTTCCATGACGACCGCGTAGGGAACGTCGGAGAGAACCGGAACGCGAACGAAGGTCGCGGTCATCTTGTTGTGGTCGGCTTCGATGTAGTCCGGAACGTCGCGTTCAGCCAGGCCAACGGATTCGAGAACCGTGACGAGCTGCTTGGACTTTTCCTTGACTTCGATGACGTCGCCCGGCTTGCAGCGGTAGGAACCGATGTTGACGCGGACGCCGTTGACCTTGACGTGGCCGTGGTTGACGAACTGGCGGGCAGCGAAGACCGTCGGAACGAACTTGGCGCGGTAGACGATCGCGTCGAGGCGCGATTCGAGCAGGCCGATCAGGTTCTCCGGGGTATCGCCCTTGCGGCGTTCGGCTTCGGCGAAGATCGCGCGGAACTGCTTCTCGCGGATATCCCCATAGTAGCCCTTCAGCTTCTGCTTGGCGCGGAGCTGAACACCGAAGTCCGAAAGCTTGGACTTGCGGCGCTGGCCGTGCTGGCCCGGGCCGTATTCGCGGCGGTTGACCGGGGACTTCGGACGGCCCCAGATGTTTTCGCCCATACGGCGGTCGATTTTGTACTTGGATGCAGCGCGCTTGCTCATCGCATTTCCTCTAGGTCTTGTTATGCCGTTCCCTTGCGGGACCGGCTGAAGGAAACACGCCCTCCTCTGAACCTTTTTCGGGTTCCGACAGGTTTCTCACGATCGCGACCGGAGAATCCACGGGACATGTCAAATGAAACACCGGACATTTCTGCCCGGCGTTGGCGGGGTCATTAGGGGTCTTTTACAATTTTGTCAACGCAGAAAGCCCGGAAAATCGGTCTATTCCGCGGCGTCCTGATGGGAATCCACAAGGTCCGGCCCGTTGGCGTCGCCCGGCAGTGTCTCGCAGCCGAGATCCGGGAAGGCGACGATGCGGTGGCCGGCGAGATCGCTGTGCACGACCACCAGCCCCTGCTCCTCGAAATAGCCGAGCAGACGGCGCGCGCGGCGGGCCGAATGGGTGCCGTAAGCCCGCGCGATCCGCGCATCCGAAGGGCAGGCCAGCCCGCGCACCGCCGCCTGCGCGACAAGCAGGAACACGCCCTGCAAATCCTCGGTGACGCTGCGGGACAGATCGAGCGCCCTCGCCCAGACCTCCGTCGCCGCCGTATCGGCGTCGACGCCGGAGCGCGCGACCGCCATCTTGCGCCGGAAGGCCGGCAGCGAGAGCGGCGCGCCGGGAACGCGGCGGATGCGGCATCGCACGAGGAAATCCTGGAACAGTTCGGCATCGGCGCGGAAAGCAGCCTCGGGGTTGGCGAGGATTTCGGCAAGCGCCTGGTCGAGCAGGCCTTCGCGCTCCTCCGCCGAAATCTCCGGCGCTGGGGCTTTCGCCTCCGCCTGCACCGGCTCCGGCCGGGCGCGGGAGAGTTCGGCAAGGATATCCGTCGTCGGACGCGGCGCGGGCGGCGCGCGACGGACGACGGGACGCGTGAATTCGTCCGGGTCGGGCGTGAAGATCAGGTCTTCTACGTCCTGCGGCGCATCCGGCAGGGGCATCAGCTTGGGACTGGTGGAGCGCGCGGAGGTCTCGACCGCGCCGATCGTCACCGGCAGCGGGCGGCGCGACAGCGCCGGGCCGAGCGCGACGAAGGAGCCACGCGGCAGGTCACGGAACATCTCCGCCTGCCGCCGATCGAGGCCGAGGAGGTCGGCGGCGCGCGCCATGTCGATGTCGAGGAAGGTGCGGCCCATCAGGAAGTTGGAGGCTTCCGCCGCGACGTTCTTGGCGAGCTTGGCGAGGCGCTGCGTGGCGATGACGCCGGCAAGCCCGCGCTTTCGGCCACGGCACATCAGGTTCGTCATTGCGCCGAGCGAAAGTTTTCGTGCTTCCTCGGAGACCTCGCCGCTGACGGCGGGGGCGAAAAGCTGCGCCTCATCGACGACCACGAGCACCGGATACCAGTAGTCGCGATCCGCATCGAACAGTGCATTGAGAAAGATGCCGGCCGCGCGCATCTGCTCGTCGGCCTCAAGGCCCTCCAGCGAGAGCACGCAGGAGACGCGATGCTGGCGGATGCGGGTGGCGATGCCGACAAGCTCGGCCTCGGTGCGCTCGCCATCGACCACCACATGGCCGAAGCGGTCGGAAAGCGTGACAAAGTCGCCCTCGGGATCAATGATGACCTGCTGCACCCATTGCGCGGACTGTTCGAGCAGACGGCGCAACAGATGCGACTTGCCCGATCCCGAATTGCCCTGCACGAGCAGGCGCGTCGCCAGCAGTTCCTCGATATCGAGCCTGGCCGGTGCGCCGCCCTGCACCGTTCCCATGTCGATGCCGACCTTCATCCCGTTCCTCGTTCCTGAAAAGTCCGATTCGCCCGGCCGCCGCCGGCGGGCCGGCAAGCCCTAACACGAAACCGTGCCCGTCGCGCCCGGCTTTTGAAAAACCCACAAGGTTTCGCTCAGGCAGCCCTGTCGTCCAGAGGCTGTACGTCGGGCTGGCCCCGTTGTATGGCCTGCGCCAGGTCGAAATTGGCCTGCATTCCCAACCAGGCGCGGGCGGTGCTAGCGCCGGCCCGCTCCAGCCGCAACGCCAGATCGGGGCTGATCGCGGCACGGCCATGCAGCACGCGCGACAGGGCGACACGCGACATGCCGAGGCGACCGGCCGCATCCGTCACCGAAAGGCCCAGCGGCTGAAGCACGTCCTCGCGAAGCAGCTCACCCGGATGGGGAGGAGATTTCATCATTGCCTCGATCCTTTCAATGGTAATCCTGATAATCCACCAGCTCGACATCCGCTCCGACGAAACGGAATGTCACCCGCCAGTTTCCGTTCACCCAGACCGACCAGTGCCCTTTCAAGCCGCCCTTGAGCGGATGCAGCCTGAAGCCGGGAAGGTCGACGTCGGCAGGCCCGCTCGCGACATCGAGCAGGCCGAGGATACGCCCCAGTTTGGCAGCGTGCGATGCCTGGATGCCCTTCGTCGATCCCGACAGGTAGAAGAGCTGCAAGCCTTTGTGCCGGAAGCTGACGATCATGGCATAATGTATCGCGTATCGATACGCGATACAAGCATCAAACGACGCGCAGCCCGAACCCCTGCATCAGCCGGCACGTCGCGAAATCCGGCCTGCCGGAGGTGAAGACGGCGATGTCCTCGCCGGGGGCGATGGTTTCCAGAGGCGGGACGAGGCGGCGGGTCTGGCGGGCGATGGCTTCGGCGGGGTCGAGCCAGTCGACCGGCCAGGGGGCGAGCTTGCGGAAGAGGTTCGCCATGAAGGGATAGTGCGTGCAGGCGAGCACGACGATATCGGTCTTGCGGCCCATCTCGTCGACGAAGCAGGGAATGATCTCGCTGCGCACGGCCTGGTCGGAAAGGCTTTCGCCGCGGATATAGGCCTCGGCCATGCGCGCGAGGTTTTCAGAGCCGACGAGGCGCACGTCGCACTGGCTGGCGAAGGATTGGATGAGGTCGCGCGTATAGGCGCGCTTGACCGTGCCGGGTGTCGCGAGCACCGAGACGAGGCCGGAGCGGGTGCGCTCGGCGGCGGGCTTGATGGCCGGGACGGTGCCGACGAAGGGCATGTGCGGAAAGGCGGCGCGCAGGTCCGCACCGACGAGCGTGAAGGCGGTGTTGCAGGCGATCACGCAGACTTCCGGGTCG
It encodes the following:
- a CDS encoding inositol monophosphatase; its protein translation is MTTIDINALALVLAQAAEAEIRPRFRALGKGDIRTKADANDLVTEADEAAERFIKREVTAQFPGVLFVGEESVAADPALLGKLADAELAIVVDPIDGTFNFAAGVPLFGVMAAIVSGGETVGGIIYDPMGDDFVMAEKGGGAWQTGDHRPAVRLKTRGAAPLEAMTGMASTSFLDRERRARVLSNLAKVAFVSNYRCAAHEYRTFAGGNLHYLMYNKLMPWDHLAGTLIAEEAGAYAARFDGSAYKPHHVEGGLLVAPDRESWEMLRREVFVD
- the ttcA gene encoding tRNA 2-thiocytidine(32) synthetase TtcA, yielding MTLALAEIEDDAPEDGRHPLFADAPSSVSFNKLRKRLLRQVRQAMDDFAMLKGQKRWLVGLSGGKDSYGLLALLMDLQWRGLLPVELIGCNLDQGQPNFPKHILPDYLKSIGVKHRIEYRDTYSIVKEKVPTGSTYCSLCSRLRRGNLYRIAREEGCDALVLGHHREDILETFFMNFFHGGRLAAMPPKLLNDEGDLMVLRPLAYAAEDDLAKFAAAMRFPIIPCDLCGSQDGLQRNAMKAMLADIETRMPGRKDAMLRALGHTNPSHLLDPKLFDFSSLETVRQNDDD
- a CDS encoding glutaminase is translated as MTDLQAIVEEIHASLSPRRGEGRVADYIPQLAHVDPQKFGMAVVTVDGETYLVGDAQEAFSIQSISKVFTLTLALGKHGEGIWKRVGREPSGSAFNSIVQLEQEAGIPRNPFINAGAIAITDLVLAGHTPKEAIGEVVRFLRYLADEEDIIVDQAVARSEQATGFRNFALANFMRSFGKLDHAAELVLGVYFHQCALAMSCRQLARAGLFLANSGTNPLTGHRVVSHLRARRINALMLTCGHYDGSGDFAYRVGLPGKSGVGGGILAVAPGKASVAVWSPGLNENGNSLLGSLALEMLAARTGWSVFGA
- the rpsD gene encoding 30S ribosomal protein S4, with product MSKRAASKYKIDRRMGENIWGRPKSPVNRREYGPGQHGQRRKSKLSDFGVQLRAKQKLKGYYGDIREKQFRAIFAEAERRKGDTPENLIGLLESRLDAIVYRAKFVPTVFAARQFVNHGHVKVNGVRVNIGSYRCKPGDVIEVKEKSKQLVTVLESVGLAERDVPDYIEADHNKMTATFVRVPVLSDVPYAVVMEPHLVVEFYSR
- a CDS encoding ATP-binding protein; this encodes MKVGIDMGTVQGGAPARLDIEELLATRLLVQGNSGSGKSHLLRRLLEQSAQWVQQVIIDPEGDFVTLSDRFGHVVVDGERTEAELVGIATRIRQHRVSCVLSLEGLEADEQMRAAGIFLNALFDADRDYWYPVLVVVDEAQLFAPAVSGEVSEEARKLSLGAMTNLMCRGRKRGLAGVIATQRLAKLAKNVAAEASNFLMGRTFLDIDMARAADLLGLDRRQAEMFRDLPRGSFVALGPALSRRPLPVTIGAVETSARSTSPKLMPLPDAPQDVEDLIFTPDPDEFTRPVVRRAPPAPRPTTDILAELSRARPEPVQAEAKAPAPEISAEEREGLLDQALAEILANPEAAFRADAELFQDFLVRCRIRRVPGAPLSLPAFRRKMAVARSGVDADTAATEVWARALDLSRSVTEDLQGVFLLVAQAAVRGLACPSDARIARAYGTHSARRARRLLGYFEEQGLVVVHSDLAGHRIVAFPDLGCETLPGDANGPDLVDSHQDAAE
- a CDS encoding HigA family addiction module antitoxin, coding for MMKSPPHPGELLREDVLQPLGLSVTDAAGRLGMSRVALSRVLHGRAAISPDLALRLERAGASTARAWLGMQANFDLAQAIQRGQPDVQPLDDRAA
- a CDS encoding type II toxin-antitoxin system RelE/ParE family toxin, whose amino-acid sequence is MIVSFRHKGLQLFYLSGSTKGIQASHAAKLGRILGLLDVASGPADVDLPGFRLHPLKGGLKGHWSVWVNGNWRVTFRFVGADVELVDYQDYH
- the murI gene encoding glutamate racemase — its product is MFDSGIGGLTVLREARVLMPERHFTYVADDAGFPYGGWEEPALKAHVVELFGKLLNEHDPEVCVIACNTAFTLVGADLRAAFPHMPFVGTVPAIKPAAERTRSGLVSVLATPGTVKRAYTRDLIQSFASQCDVRLVGSENLARMAEAYIRGESLSDQAVRSEIIPCFVDEMGRKTDIVVLACTHYPFMANLFRKLAPWPVDWLDPAEAIARQTRRLVPPLETIAPGEDIAVFTSGRPDFATCRLMQGFGLRVV